A single window of Gossypium hirsutum isolate 1008001.06 chromosome A10, Gossypium_hirsutum_v2.1, whole genome shotgun sequence DNA harbors:
- the LOC107896121 gene encoding putative B3 domain-containing protein At1g78640 translates to MVDDKPGILLNSMDVPDCEESNVSLELSLSSWSSVTLGRQEIHYNKLQSRIEKSSGVFRSEPSYTTSKISLELSISVDNMSTKTDERKQAICYEESNDQYTRKLDATDADISLELSLSMNKPPRVEVGERNNHYKLNINEALTLATTSDNFTSNADSSLEWSLSMNKPPGVEVGERNNHHKLKINEALTLATTSDKFTSKKRQTMGKLTNGNKRNKVEIPTEVRHHDDPWCIKKKLYTSDLGNMSRLILPSELVESRILSHWNTDQLAQIEEGLPVLIWDCDTRTEHEMKFKRWKNGANVLIKNWITQFVKRRELKQGDEIGIFWDIANSRFKFSVLNRAPMLYQ, encoded by the coding sequence ATGGTAGATGACAAGCCTGGTATTCTTTTGAATTCCATGGATGTCCCCGATTGTGAAGAGAGCAATGTTTCATTGGAGCTGTCTCTTTCGTCGTGGTCGTCGGTAACATTGGGAAGACaagaaattcattataataaaTTACAAAGTAGGATAGAGAAGAGCAGTGGAGTTTTTCGGTCGGAACCGAGCTATACCACTTCCAAAATTTCGTTAGAGCTGTCTATTTCCGTTGATAATATGTCCACTAAAACTGATGAGAGAAAACAAGCGATTTGCTACGAAGAAAGCAATGATCAATATACAAGAAAATTAGACGCTACCGATGCTGATATCTCGTTAGAATTGTCTCTTTCAATGAATAAACCCCCAAGGGTTGAAGTCGGCGAACGTAACAATCATTATAAACTGAATATCAATGAAGCCCTTACTTTGGCAACTACGAGTGATAATTTTACATCCAATGCCGATAGCTCGTTAGAATGGTCTCTTTCAATGAATAAACCCCCAGGGGTTGAAGTTGGTGAACGTAACAATCATCATAAACTGAAGATCAATGAAGCCCTTACTTTAGCAACTACGAGTGATAAGTTTACATCGAAGAAAAGACAAACAATGGGGAAACTGACGAatggaaataaaagaaataaagttgaAATACCGACTGAAGTGAGGCATCATGATGATCCATGGTGCATCAAAAAGAAGCTTTACACAAGTGATCTCGGAAACATGTCAAGGCTGATATTGCCATCGGAGTTGGTGGAGTCTCGTATTTTATCGCACTGGAACACCGATCAGCTAGCCCAAATTGAAGAAGGTTTACCCGTATTAATTTGGGATTGCGATACCCGCACCGAACATGAGATGAAGTTCAAAAGATGGAAAAACGGGGCAAACGTGCTTATCAAGAATTGGATAACACAGTTTGTGAAGAGGAGAGAACTAAAACAAGGGGATGAAATTGGTATTTTCTGGGACATCGCTAACTCAAGGTTCAAATTTTCCGTTCTTAACCGAGCTCCAATGCTTTACCAGTAA
- the LOC107895747 gene encoding protein ROOT HAIR DEFECTIVE 3 homolog 2: MADTDHCCSTQLIDGDGEFNVVGLDNFMRTTKFSNCGLSYAVVAIMGPQSSGKSTLLNHLFQTNFREMDAYRGRSQTTKGIWIAHCVGIEPFTIAMDLEGTDGRERGEDDTTFEKQSALFALAIADIVLINMWCHDIGREQAANKPLLKTVFQVMMRLFSPRKTTLLFVIRDKTKTPLEYLEPILREDIQKIWNVVSKPAAHKDTPLSEFFNVEVTALSSYEEKEELFKEQVAQLRQRFFNSISPGGLAGDRRGVVPASGFSFSAQQIWRVIKENKDLDLPAHKVMVATVRCEEIANEKFCRLSSDEDWLALEEAVQSGSVSGFGRRLSSILETYFSEYDSEATYFDEDVRNAKRKHLESKALDLVLPAYLNQLGHLRFKVLENFKSRLEQMLKEGEGFAASAHACTESCMHEFDLGCADAAIKQANWDASKVREKLRRDIDAHLLSVRDAKLSELVARYEEKLRQLLCEPVESLFDAAGRDTWASIRKLLRRETETAALEFSTAISSFELDQPTIESMLQGLRDYARNLVVKKAREEAGKVLILMKDRFSTVFSHDNELMPRVWTGKEDIKTITKDARTASLRLLAVMAAIRLDEKPDKIENILLSSLMEGTVTSPDPLASSTWEEVPPENTLITPVQCKSLWRQFKSETEYTVTQAISAQEAYKRSNNWLPPPWAIVAMVVLGFNEFMLLLRNPLYLMFLFVAFLLSKAMWVQMDVPGQFQHGTLAGLISISSRFLPTVMNLLKRLAEEAQGHRTPESPRQQESSVAFQSFRNQSQLNPTSSIAQSSVSSNVSVSDSSVEYSSPNLMQRRSTKVQEAELSQ, from the exons ATGGCGGACACAGACCATTGTTGCTCGACACAATTGATCGATGGAGATGGAGAGTTCAATGTGGTTGGACTTGACAACTTCATGCGTACTACTAAATTCTCTAACTGTGGCCTCTCTTATGCTGTCGTCGCCATCATGGGTCCTCAAAGTAGCG GGAAGAGCACCCTGTTAAATCATCTTTTCCAAACAAATTTCAGGGAGATGGATGCATATAGAGGAAG GAGTCAAACTACCAAGGGTATTTGGATTGCACATTGTGTTGGTATAGAGCCTTTCACAATTGCTATGGATTTGGAAGGAACTGATGGAAGAGAAAGAGGCGAG gATGACACTACATTTGAGAAACAAAGTGCCCTCTTTGCTCTGGCAATTGCTGATATTGTGCTCATAAACAT GTGGTGTCATGATATTGGTCGGGAGCAGGCTGCCAACAAACCGCTTCTGAAAACAGTTTTTCAG GTTATGATGCGATTATTCAGCCCCCGGAAAACAACACTTCTATTTGTTATACGTGATAAAACAAAG ACCCCCCTTGAATATTTGGAGCCTATACTAAGGGAAGATATTCAAAAG ATATGGAATGTAGTTAGTAAACCTGCGGCTCATAAAGATACACCCCTCAGTGAATTCTTTAAT GTGGAGGTCACTGCTTTATCAAGCTATGAAGAAAAAGAGGAGTTATTCAAAGAGCAG GTTGCTCAACTAAGGCAGCGTTTTTTCAATTCTATTTCTCCAGGAGGACTTGCTGGTGACAGACGGGGTGTTGTCCCTGCCTCTGGATTCTCCTTTAGCGCACAACAGATATGGAGAGTTATAAAAGAGAACAAGGATCTGGATCTTCCTGCTCACAAG GTAATGGTTGCCACAGTTCGTTGTGAAGAGATTGCAAATGAGAAGTTCTGTCGCTTATCATCTGATGAG GATTGGTTAGCATTGGAAGAAGCTGTTCAATCTGGGTCAGTATCTGGTTTTGGGAGAAGGCTGAGCTCTATCCTAGAAACCTACTTTTCAGA ATATGACTCGGAGGCAACCTACTTCGATGAAGATGTAAGAAATGCAAAAAGGAAACATCTTGAGTCAAAAGCTTTGGAT CTTGTGCTTCCTGCTTATCTCAACCAGTTGGGACATTTACGCTTTAAagtacttgaaaattttaagtcTAGACTAGAACAGATGCTGAAGGAAGGAGAAGGATTTGCAGCTTCTGCTCATGCATGTACTGAGTCTTGTATGCATGAGTTTGACCTAGGATGTGCAG ATGCTGCTATCAAACAGGCTAATTGGGATGCTTCTAAAGTTAGGGAAAAACTGCGACGCGATATTGATGCTCACTTATTATCTGTTCGTGATGCGAAATTGTCAGAATTGGTTGCCAGATATgag GAAAAACTTAGACAGTTATTATGTGAACCAGTGGAGTCTCTTTTTGATGCTGCTGGAAGAGACACCTGGGCTTCAATAAGAAAACTTCTTAGACGTGAGACTGAGACTGCTGCGTTAGAGTTTTCAACTGCCATTTCTAGTTTTGAGTTAGACCAGCCTACAATTGAGAGCATGCTGCAAGGTTTGAGGGATTATGCAAGAAATTTGGTGGTGAAGAAAGCAAGAGAGGAAGCCGGAAAAGTTCTGATCCTCATGAAGGATAG GTTCTCAACTGTCTTCAGTCATGACAACGAATTAATGCCAAGAGTTTGGACTGGAAAAGAAGACATTAAGACAATTACTAAGGATGCTCGTACTGCG TCTCTGAGGCTGTTAGCTGTTATGGCTGCCATCCGGTTGGACGAGAAACCAGATAAAATCGAAAACATACTACTTTCTTCCCTAATGGAAGGAACCGTGACTTCTCCAGACCCTCTTGCCTCTAGCACATGGGAGGAG GTTCCTCCTGAGAATACCCTGATTACACCAGTACAATGTAAGTCACTATGGAGACAGTTCAAATCAGAGACTGAATATACAGTTACTCAAGCTATTTCAGCACAG GAGGCATACAAGCGAAGTAACAACTGGTTACCTCCTCCATGGGCAATTGTGGCAATGGTTGTCCTTGGATTTAATGAATTTATGCTTCTTCTAAG GAATCCTCTCTATCTCATGTTTCTATTTGTTGCATTTTTACTCTCAAAAGCTATGTGGGTACAGATGGATGTCCCAGGGCAGTTTCAACATGGCACT CTGGCTGGGCTAATCTCTATTTCATCAAGGTTTCTTCCTACTGTCATGAATCTTCTAAAGCGGCTTGCTGAAGAGGCCCAAGGCCATCGAACCCCAGAGTCCCCCAGGCAACAGGAATCATCAGTAGCTTTTCAGAGCTTCAGGAATCAAAGTCAGCTAAATCCAACAAGCTCGATTGCACAGTCATCTGTATCATCCAACGTTTCTGTGTCTGATAGTAGTGTCGAGTACTCCAGCCCTAACTTAATGCAGAGAAGAAGTACAAAAGTTCAAGAAGCAGAGCTTTCTCAATAA
- the LOC107897482 gene encoding uncharacterized protein isoform X2 — protein MSIPQKDLTFQKLGLDCANWTEPVYSDLVRRSAGNEEKMLVLYFNRIGWPTSLPTSEKEPFVKSVLREKKNALEELMLKSLPLRPGVEDFIDDACNKGIPVIILTAYGRSGEKTARSIVEKLGDERLSKIKVVGNEEVEKSLYGQLVFGKGMSSSLDEQLAKEARKAASAEKQRIAEEVASLLKVSVNIDTSSSERLEKIVASLRAGAEIAEVPVCNCILVAGSKSGLAAAEQIGMPRVALRSSFTSRAEFPTANAIMDGFGGPDLTISKLCQKRWS, from the exons ATGTCTATTCCGCAAAAGGATCTAA CATTTCAAAAGCTCGGGCTTGACTGCGCAAACTGGACTGAACCCGTGTATTCGGATCTTGTAAG GAGAAGTGCTGGTAATGAAGAAAAGATGCTGGTTCTATATTTTAATCGA ATTGGTTGGCCTACTTCATTGCCTACAAGTGAGAAGGAGCCATTTGTGAAAAGTGTACTGCGAGAGAAG AAAAATGCACTGGAGGAACTGATGCTGAAAAGTTTACCTTTACGACCAGGAGTTGAGGA TTTTATTGATGATGCATGTAACAAAGGAATACCCGTGATCATCTTAACAGCCTACGGTAGAAGTGGAGAAAAAACTGCTCG ttctatAGTTGAGAAACTCGGTGATGAACGACTCTCGAAAATAAAAGTTGTTGGGAATGAGGAAGTAGAAAAGAGCTTATATGGTCAACTTGTGTTCGGCAAAGGAATGTCTTCTTCTTTGGATGAACAACTAGCTAAGGAAGCTAGAAAAGCAG CTTCTGCTGAGAAACAAAGAATAGCGGAGGAGGTTGCGTCCTTGCTGAAAGTGAGTGTTAACATTGATACCAGCTCATCTGAAAG GTTGGAGAAGATTGTAGCCTCACTACGTGCAGGGGCAGAGATTGCTGAGGTTCCTGTCTGCAATTGCATCCTCGTGGCAGGAAGCAAATCTGGACTTGCTGCAGCTGAGCAGATAGGCATGCCCCGTGTCGCACTGCGGAGCAG TTTCACATCAAGAGCAGAGTTCCCTACAGCCAATGCGATAATGGATGGGTTTGGAGGTCCAGATCTAACAATCTCTAAACTATGCCAAAAGCGATGGTCTTGA
- the LOC107897482 gene encoding CBBY-like protein isoform X1, with protein METASCSILHTLAFSNNTATATINNNHHLFLPPKTNPSFSSTFPRNFNFHGKPLQFNGFAAFSSPSSAQSQNPPQELAVLLEVDGVIMDAYRLGNRQAFNLAFQKLGLDCANWTEPVYSDLVRRSAGNEEKMLVLYFNRIGWPTSLPTSEKEPFVKSVLREKKNALEELMLKSLPLRPGVEDFIDDACNKGIPVIILTAYGRSGEKTARSIVEKLGDERLSKIKVVGNEEVEKSLYGQLVFGKGMSSSLDEQLAKEARKAASAEKQRIAEEVASLLKVSVNIDTSSSERLEKIVASLRAGAEIAEVPVCNCILVAGSKSGLAAAEQIGMPRVALRSSFTSRAEFPTANAIMDGFGGPDLTISKLCQKRWS; from the exons ATGGAAACCGCTTCTTGTTCAATCCTTCACACTCTCGCCTTCTCCAATAACACCGCAACTGCAACTATTAACAATAACCACCATCTTTTTCTGCCTCCTAAAACCAATCCTTCATTTTCCTCTACTTTCCCGAGGAACTTCAACTTCCATGGAAAACCCCTGCAATTCAATGGCTTCGCTGCTTTCAGCTCACCTTCTAGTGCCCAGAGCCAAAACCCACCTCAGGAACTAGCTGTTCTTCTCGAAGTTGATGG GGTCATTATGGATGCATATCGTTTGGGTAATCGCCAAGCCTTCAATTTAG CATTTCAAAAGCTCGGGCTTGACTGCGCAAACTGGACTGAACCCGTGTATTCGGATCTTGTAAG GAGAAGTGCTGGTAATGAAGAAAAGATGCTGGTTCTATATTTTAATCGA ATTGGTTGGCCTACTTCATTGCCTACAAGTGAGAAGGAGCCATTTGTGAAAAGTGTACTGCGAGAGAAG AAAAATGCACTGGAGGAACTGATGCTGAAAAGTTTACCTTTACGACCAGGAGTTGAGGA TTTTATTGATGATGCATGTAACAAAGGAATACCCGTGATCATCTTAACAGCCTACGGTAGAAGTGGAGAAAAAACTGCTCG ttctatAGTTGAGAAACTCGGTGATGAACGACTCTCGAAAATAAAAGTTGTTGGGAATGAGGAAGTAGAAAAGAGCTTATATGGTCAACTTGTGTTCGGCAAAGGAATGTCTTCTTCTTTGGATGAACAACTAGCTAAGGAAGCTAGAAAAGCAG CTTCTGCTGAGAAACAAAGAATAGCGGAGGAGGTTGCGTCCTTGCTGAAAGTGAGTGTTAACATTGATACCAGCTCATCTGAAAG GTTGGAGAAGATTGTAGCCTCACTACGTGCAGGGGCAGAGATTGCTGAGGTTCCTGTCTGCAATTGCATCCTCGTGGCAGGAAGCAAATCTGGACTTGCTGCAGCTGAGCAGATAGGCATGCCCCGTGTCGCACTGCGGAGCAG TTTCACATCAAGAGCAGAGTTCCCTACAGCCAATGCGATAATGGATGGGTTTGGAGGTCCAGATCTAACAATCTCTAAACTATGCCAAAAGCGATGGTCTTGA
- the LOC107897483 gene encoding probable RNA-binding protein 19 produces the protein MSRICVKNLPKHVAEDRLRDFFSQKGEVTDAKLMRTKDGKSRQFAFIGYRTEQEAEAAIKYFNKSYLDTSRIICEIARKVGDPNTPRPWSRYSAKKQDILTEATDNTVGIKGSALTDFKGGKKDIENGENDDDPQLQEFLQLMQPRVKSKMWANDIVLDTPVNQSSKATEKKGIAEKEGRQTSALVESDSDETSIASDEDETKASDNVARDEVISDMDYFKSRVKKDWSDSESDDDEENDADEDGQKGKQKSLSENVIQDETQEDSSKDLDGEILDPGNPSLGVKDDRDEVLESGRLFVRNLPYTANEDELTELFGKFGDISEVHLVIDKDTKRSKGIAYVLYKVPECAVRALEEVDKSIFQGRLLHVMPAKLKKPADKQEINVSTNQGSKSFKQKREEERKASEAGGDTKAWNSLFMRPDTVVENIARKYGVSKSELLDREADDLAVRIALGEAQVISETKKALTNAGVNISSLEEIAAGKMDGKKRSNHVLLVKNLPYGSSEGELAKMFGKFGSLDKIILPPTKTLALVVFLEPAEARAAFKGLAYKRFKDAPLYLEWAPDNVLNKSSASEGDKKNNVAVGEHDVKRAILEQHVEGISDADIDPDRIESRSLFVKNINFKTTEESLKNHFTELVKEGRVKSIRVKKHLKNGKQVSMGYGFIEFDSVETATNICRDLQGTILDGHALILQLCHAKKEQAVKNVEKDKSSTKLLVRNVAFEATEKDLRQLFSPFGQIKSLRLPMKFGNHRGFAFVEFVTKQEAQNALQALSSTHLYGRHLVLERAKEGETLEELRARTAAQFTNEENGFQNPTRLSKKRKNMDSLDDGRKKLEKFSD, from the exons AT GTCTAGAATATGTGTGAAAAATCTGCCAAAACATGTGGCGGAAGATCGTTTAAGAGACTTCTTTTCTCAGAAAGGAGAAGTTACAGATGCCAAGCTTATGCGCACCAA AGATGGAAAGAGTAGACAATTTGCATTTATTGGGTACCGTACGGAACAAGAAGCTGAGGCAGCTATCAAGTACTTTAACAAGTCTTATCTTGACACTTCTAGAATCATATGCGAG ATTGCTCGTAAAGTTGGGGACCCGAACACGCCTCGTCCGTGGAGTCGGTATTCTGCAAAGAAACAGGATATCCTGACTGAAGCTACGGACAACACAGTTGGGATTAAAGGTTCTGCCTTAACTGATTTTAAAGGTGGAAAAAAAGATATTGAAAATGGTGAGAATGATGATGACCCACAGCTTCAAGAGTTCCTTCAGCTTATGCAGCCGAGGGTTAAGTCTAAAATGTGGGCAAATGACATTGTACTTGACACCCCAGTAAATCAGAGTAGCAAAGCTACTGAGAAAAAAGGTATAGCTGAGAAGGAAGGCAGACAGACATCGGCTCTGGTGGAGTCCGACTCAGATGAAACCAGCATTGCATCGGATGAAGATGAAACCAAAGCATCAGACAATGTTGCTCGTGATGAGGTAATTTCGGATATGGATTATTTCAAGAGTAGGGTGAAGAAAGATTGGTCAGATTCAGAAAGTGATGACGATGAGGAAAATGATGCTGATGAGGATGGCCAAAAGGGAAAGCAGAAGTCACTCTCTGAGAATGTTATCCAGGATGAGACTCAAGAGGATTCATCCAAAGATCTTGATGGTGAAATCCTTGATCCAGGCAACCCATCTTTAGGCGTGAAAGATGACAGAGATGAAGTCCTTGAGAGTGGTCGACTTTTTGTTCGTAACCTGCCATATACAGCAAA TGAAGATGAGTTGACGGAACTATTTGGCAAATTTGGTGATATCTCAGAAGTCCATCTTGTTATTGATAAAGACACTAAGCGTTCCAAGGGAATTGCATATGTTCTTTACAAGGTTCCAGAATGTGCAGTCAg GGCTTTAGAAGAAGTGGACAAATCGATTTTTCAGGGTAGATTATTGCATGTTATGCCCGCAAAACTAAAAAAACCTGCAGACAAACAAGA GATCAATGTTTCAACTAACCAAGGATCAAAAAGCTTCAAGCAAAAGAGGGAGGAAGAAAGGAAGGCATCTGAAGCTGGCGGGGACACAAAAGCATGGAATAGTCTTTTCATGCGCCCTGATACA GTTGTTGAAAACATTGCTAGGAAATATGGAGTGAGTAAGAGTGAGTTGCTTGATCGAGAAGCAGATGATCTAGCTGTCCGTATTGCTTTGGGGGAAGCTCAAGTGATTTCAGAGACCAAAAAGGCCCTTACAAATGCTGGAGTAAACATCTCTTCTTTGGAGGAAATAGCTGCTGGTAAAATGGATGGGAAAAAAAGGAGTAACCATGTTCTGTTAGTCAAGAATTTGCCATACGGTTCATCGGAGGGTGAACTAGCTAAGATGTTTGGAAAATTTGGGAGTCTAGACAAGATTATTCTCCCTCCAACAAAAACATTGGCCCTG GTTGTTTTCCTAGAACCAGCTGAAGCTCGTGCAGCATTTAAGGGTTTAGCATACAAACGTTTCAA GGATGCTCCTTTATACTTGGAGTGGGCTCCTGACAATGTTCTGAATAAGAGTTCAGCCTCTGAGGGTGACAAAAAGAATAATGTAGCTGTTGGTGAACATGATGTTAAAAGGGCAATTCTGGAACAACATGTAGAAGGAATATCAGATGCAGATATCGATCCTGATAGAATTGAG TCACGATCTCTATTTGTCAAGAACATCAATTTCAAGACTACCGAAGAGAGCTTGAAGAATCATTTCACTGAACTTGTGAAGGAAGGAAGAGTAAAGAGCATCAGG GTAAAAAAGCACTTGAAGAATGGCAAGCAAGTCTCGATGGGTTATGGTTTTATCGAGTTTGATTCAGTAGAGACAGCAACAAACATTTGTAGAGACTTGCAG GGAACTATTTTGGATGGGCATGCACTTATCTTACAACTTTGTCATGCCAAGAAAGAACAAGCAGTGAAAAACGTTGAGAAGGATAAAAGTTCAACAAAGTTGCTTGTAAGAAATGTAGCTTTCGAAGCAACAGAAAAGGATCTAAGACAGTTATTTAGCCCATTTGGCcag ATCAAGAGCTTAAGACTACCAATGAAATTTGGAAACCATAGAGGGTTCGCATTTGTGGAGTTTGTTACGAAGCAAGAAGCTCAAAATGCACTTCAAGCACTTTCGAGCACCCATCTTTACGGTCGTCATCTG GTGCTAGAAAGAGCAAAAGAAGGTGAGACTTTAGAAGAGTTGCGGGCCCGAACAGCTGCACAATTCACCAATGAAGAAAATGGGTTTCAAAATCCAACTAGATTATCAAAGAAGAGGAAGAACATGGATAGCTTGGACGATGGCAGAAAGAAGTTAGAAAAATTCTCAGATTAG
- the LOC107897484 gene encoding uncharacterized protein → MSSSYMSWRSSGTNRRPTQPTNTSKNRGTIYPDLNQDPTPEPVIHFLAFALIIFLGLLQFLPASHFRHPSDPHRNWVPFNSHSSPSPTVKLAVDEDDGLIHIVSWMQCLDLKVLVVLANSTLSSSRYPDLLHFHFFTPQGDKDKVSFYKLKVLFPHSNLELHGQEKVKEIFKRASSEAEYDSLNLEEIAPFIIPSVHQSLTKFIYVSPNLILMTWFSLLGRIEELTGIDLSAHGAAAAEDCSNRLNSYISLDVLDAIQRSASKPWISVTPYVKDACMPGLSLLLINGKKLGEFLEAVLWWSKVLNWSDRSDKRNPAIGLALYNRYLKLSNSWLVKEPASVDTIEKSMITHYDGPKIVCSEFGNDTIPGSSHGNLWIKYLPSMSNQILGS, encoded by the exons ATGTCTTCTTCGTACATGTCGTGGAGATCGTCGGGCACGAACAGAAGACCAACTCAACCCACTAACACTTCCAAGAATCGTGGAACTATCTATCCGGACCTAAACCAGGATCCGACTCCAGAACCCGTCATTCACTTTCTCGCCTTTGCCCTCATCATCTTTCTCGGACTCCTACAATTCTTACCGGCTTCCCATTTCCGTCACCCCTCCGACCCTCACAGAAACTGGGTCCCTTTTAACTCCCACTCCTCTCCTTCTCCCACCGTGAAACTCGCCGTTGATGAAGATGACGGGTTGATACACATTGTTTCATGGATGCAATGTTTGGACCTTAAAGTGCTGGTAGTCCTTGCCAACTCAACTCTTTCAAGTTCAAG ATATCCAGATTTGCTTCACTTTCATTTCTTTACACCTCAAGGGGACAAAGACAAAGTTTCCTTTTATAAGTTGAAAGTTTTATTTCCACATTCAAACCTTGAACTTCATGG GcaagagaaagtgaaagaaatATTTAAGAGGGCTTCTTCTGAAGCAGAATATGACAGTCTCAATCTTGAGGAAATAGCACCTTTCATTATACCGAGTGTTCATCAGTCTCTAACAAAATTCATATATGTTTCTCCCAATCTAATTTTAATG ACTTGGTTTTCATTGCTGGGAAGAATAGAAGAGCTAACCGGAATTGACTTAAGCGCTCATGGTGCTGCAGCTGCTGAGGACTGCTCTAATAGGCTAAACAGCTATATCAGCTTGGATGTTTTGGATGCTATTCAAAGATCGGCCTCAAAACCATGGATATCCGTGACACCATATGTGAAGGATGCATGTATGCCTGGCTTAAGTTTGCTTTTGATTAATGGAAAGAAACTAGGGGAGTTTTTGGAGGCCGTCTTATGGTGGAGTAAAGTTCTGAATTGGAGTGACAG gaGTGATAAAAGGAACCCTGCAATAGGATTAGCCCTCTATAACAGATATCTAAAGCTTTCAAATTCCTGGTTGGTGAAGGAACCAGCATCAGTAGACACCATTGAAAAGAGCATGATCACTCATTATGATGGCCCCAAGATTGTTTGCTCTGAATTTGGAAATGATACCATTCCAGGCTCATCTCATGGAAACTTATGGATAAAGTACCTTCCTTCAATGTCAAATCAGATTTTGGGGAGTTAG